Proteins encoded together in one Lepisosteus oculatus isolate fLepOcu1 chromosome 2, fLepOcu1.hap2, whole genome shotgun sequence window:
- the lamp5 gene encoding lysosome-associated membrane glycoprotein 5, translated as MLKLSEKANEQTGTKILLDAITNDKIHLARFILDALDGKIINARTERAQTPLIYSVLLPDTQTRSKFMKLLLQRKADVNCQDETGRTALSYACERGYLDAVKILVQNNADPELVDMWGNTALIYAAVTGHSPVVEFLVRAFKRLGLNIDRPNRVGNSAVEVAKYLGHKDCFLALTSNAKKSHENETCNWKEPLQSQSHDNICEERLEKKLSNSLIVKEKQDNHVYPSIQTRSALTANEALDIGSLDRKKSPTFGNQSESMESIDEADGESGSSLDCQGLVFSSVLTPRPRVRSLSVQYASTNQKQGENKNNIHPYLPPFSQTSDLRISAINSTNPNKNKHRSVGLACLDTTVPISSPFSSSLGILLTPIAAAKVGKKETEDEKPKKAAFDLGIRRFHESYYLKRCSLPTSALTPAPPDRLMLPLFKPKGFPRNIPATITDCSNTVSPTASTTFTVLGNKLFRRFTFPELKKTTKGLQRNECADASGGSPESVMRGLPRSETFPMSKNHPQVGSKPSIDSISAVKCEFEDFKRPGSHLDSWISIYRRMELARFRTMDSTRVLLCIFNFLFGVVSEQEVENLSGLSNNPNKDIFVVRENGTTCLMAEFAVKLVVPYDVLALNGIDLITEQAQITLPRGAEIKGKCGSTEAELQISWLSDAYTLRLFFIKEAHNLSKWQDVLWKINKIQFVYDTSEQTHFNNAYNPGKHTASSHRLSALVTPAGLSYVCQAPQTLSLISSDHQKGVTISMSDIQIQPFDIKSNFMFSEAYKCITDQREQLEETLPLILGIILGIVIVITLSVYHIHQKMTANQPQLPRDRSLYKNM; from the exons ATGTTGAAACTTTCTGAAAAAGCGAACGAGCAAACGGGGACTAAAATTCTCCTGGACGCCATAACAAACGACAAAATTCACTTGGCGAGGTTTATCTTGGACGCTCTCGACGGGAAGATTATTAACGCTAGGACAGAAAGAGCTCAGACCCCTCTTATCTATTCTGTTCTATTACCCGATACACAAACGAGATCTAAATTTATGAAGCTTTTGCTACAAAGAAAGGCGGACGTAAATTGCCAAGACGAAACCGGACGTACTGCTTTAAGTTATGCTTGTGAAAGAGGATACCTGGACGCGGTGAAAATACTAGTTCAGAATAATGCTGACCCTGAGCTGGTAGACATGTGGGGGAACACCGCTCTGATTTACGCTGCAGTGACCGGACATTCCCCCGTGGTAGAATTTTTAGTGCGGGCGTTCAAAAGATTGGGTCTTAATATTGACCGACCAAATCGGGTTGGCAACTCTGCAGTTGAAGTGGCTAAGTACCTGGGACACAAAGACTGTTTTCTCGCCCTGACGAGCAACGCCAAGAAATCTCATGAGAATGAAACCTGTAATTGGAAAGAGCCGCTACAGAGTCAATCGCATGATAATATATGCGAAGAAAGGTTGGAGAAAAAGTTATCCAACTCCTTAATAGTAAAGGAAAAACAAGATAATCACGTATACCCATCAATCCAGACAAGAAGTGCGCTTACAGCGAATGAGGCTTTAGATATTGGAAGTTTAGATCGAAAAAAGTCTCCAACTTTCGGAAATCAGTCGGAATCTATGGAATCAATAGATGAGGCTGATGGAGAAAGTGGAAGCTCTCTTGATTGCCAGGGTCTCGTCTTTTCCAGTGTTCTTACTCCAAGGCCTCGGGTGCGCTCATTGAGTGTTCAATATGCCAGTACTAACCAGAAGCAAGGggagaacaaaaacaatattcaccCCTATCTACCACCTTTTTCACAAACCTCGGATCTTCGCATTTCAGCTATTAATTCTACAAAcccaaacaaaaacaagcacAGGAGTGTTGGTCTAGCGTGCCTTGATACCACAGTACCAATCTCGAGCCCTTTCTCCAGCTCTCTGGGTATTTTGCTTACTCCCATTGCAGCAGCGAAAGTTGgtaaaaaggaaacagaagaTGAAAAACCTAAAAAAGCAGCCTTTGACTTGGGCATTAGACGATTTCATGAAAGTTATTATCTCAAAAGATGCAGCTTACCAACGAGTGCCTTAACCCCAGCACCACCTGATCGGTTGATGTTGCCTTTATTCAAACCCAAAGGTTTTCCGAGAAACATACCTGCAACCATCACAGATTGCTCCAACACCGTTTCGCCAACGGCTTCAACGACTTTTACAGTCCTGGGTAACAAACTGTTCCGGCGATTCACTTTTCccgagttaaaaaaaactaccaaaGGCTTGCAAAGGAATGAATGCGCTGATGCTTCGGGTGGCAGTCCTGAGTCAGTCATGCGGGGTCTGCCGAGGTCTGAGACTTTTCCCATGAGCAAGAACCACCCTCAGGTGGGAAGTAAACCAAGCATCGACAGTATCAGTGCTGTGAAGTGCGAATTCGA AGATTTTAAGAGACCAGGCTCTCATCTCGATTCTTGGATTTCAATCTACAGAAGAATGGAGCTCGCCAGATTCAGGACCATGGATAGCACTCGAGTTCTGCTTTGTATTTTTA actttCTGTTTGGAGTTGTATCAGAGCAAGAAGTTGAAAATCTTTCAGGATTGTCTAACAACCCCAACAAAGATATATTTGTGGTTCGAGAGAATGGGACAACATGTTTGATGGCAGAGTTCGCTGTCAAATTAGTCGTCCCCTATGATGTCCTGGCACTCAACGGAATAGAT ctgATTACAGAACAAGCGCAAATCACACTTCCCCGTGGGGCTGAGATTAAAGGTAAATGCGGGAGTACAGAAGCCGAGCTTCAGATTTCTTGGTTAAGTGACGCCTACACTTTACGCCTGTTTTTCATTAAG gaagCACATAACCTGTCGAAATGGCAAGATGTTTTGTGGAAGATCAACAAAATTCAATTCGTTTACGACACTTCTGAACAGACGCATTTCAACAATGCTTATAATC CTGGGAAGCACACTGCGAGCTCGCACCGCCTGTCCGCCCTGGTGACTCCAGCAGGACTTTCTTATGTGTGCCAGGCCCCGCAGACTCTTTCGCTCATCTCCAGTGATCATCAGAAAGGAGTAACAATCTCGATGTCTGACATCCAGATCCAGCCATTTGACATAAAGAGCAACTTCATGTTCAGTGAAG CCTATAAATGTATTACTGACCAGAGGGAACAGCTAGAGGAGACCTTGCCGTTGATTCTGGGAATAATTCTGGGAATTGTCATTGTAATTACTCTTTCTGTCTATCATATCCATCAAAAAATGACTGCAAATCAACCACAGCTTCCAAGAGACAGATCACTGTATAAGAATATGTGA